The following proteins come from a genomic window of Nitrospira sp.:
- a CDS encoding Regulatory protein, LuxR:Response regulator receiver, producing MLTTKTQAIRVVLVDDHEVIRVGLRTVLGQTQGVIVVGEAGTMADAIQQAQKLKPDVILMDVRLPDGSGVDACREILGTLPGIRVIFLTSYADDDSVLAAVLAGAHGYVLKEIDSPALLEAIRSVANGQSILDSSVTERALRWLRGIHDLPSIPGTDQLSSQEERVVALVAEGKTNKEIAVALGLSDKTVKNYLANVFQKLRITRRAQAAAFFVKRQG from the coding sequence ATGCTCACAACTAAAACTCAAGCCATTCGAGTCGTGCTTGTCGACGATCATGAAGTCATTCGAGTGGGATTACGGACGGTGCTCGGCCAAACTCAAGGAGTCATCGTTGTAGGTGAAGCAGGGACCATGGCGGATGCAATTCAACAGGCGCAGAAATTGAAACCCGACGTGATCTTGATGGATGTCCGACTGCCGGACGGATCCGGGGTCGACGCCTGTCGGGAAATTCTAGGGACGCTTCCGGGGATACGGGTTATTTTCTTGACGTCCTATGCCGACGATGACTCCGTTCTTGCCGCAGTGCTCGCCGGCGCTCATGGCTATGTCCTCAAAGAAATCGATTCACCCGCATTACTCGAAGCCATCCGTTCGGTTGCCAACGGCCAGTCGATTTTGGACTCCAGTGTGACCGAACGCGCTCTGCGATGGTTGAGGGGGATTCACGATCTGCCGTCCATTCCTGGGACGGATCAACTGTCCTCTCAGGAAGAACGAGTCGTCGCACTGGTCGCCGAGGGAAAGACCAATAAGGAAATCGCTGTCGCGCTCGGCCTCAGCGACAAGACGGTCAAGAATTACTTGGCCAACGTATTTCAAAAGCTCCGCATTACTCGTCGCGCACAGGCGGCCGCCTTTTTTGTGAAACGGCAAGGATGA
- a CDS encoding diguanylate cyclase/phosphodiesterase (GGDEF & EAL domains) with PAS/PAC sensor(s) — protein sequence MSLTSHLHELDLLRRQVADLSRELAERERIMLERTSHLHAAQALAHLGSWNWDIASGEAEWSDELYRIFGYEPRSREMNFDSFVSAVLPDDHDRVLASIDDALAGKTTYDIECRIVRPEGEVRTIHCRGEIVRDGSGQPIRMLGMALDITDRKRTELALQQREEHFRALIEHSSDIITVLDPDGAIQFESPSFERLLGYAQHELDGHIAFEFVHLEDLPVVIETFQLLIQRPGTPQMAEFRFRHKDGSWRSFEGIGRAICDPERRCRVIVNSRDITERKFAEAMLRTAQEKLRQALQASGTGLWDWNTETNEVVLSEEWKYQLGYGPTEMADSFETWTTHLHPDDHERAVAYVRDYVSQREGEYRQEFRLRHRDGTYRWIEARASFVLEPDGRRIRLLGSHSDITDRKRMEESIRESEEWYRTLVELSPSGVFVFSEGRVVYINHTGAVLLGANDAQDILDRPTFEFIHPNYHQEVRKNVERLLTGGVSVHSAERMYLKMDGTPIPVQVEAARITWNGKPAILGLFSDITERKRGEDCVREMNLALAQAMPGIARVDLDGRYLEVNRPYAAMLGYEPSELLGRTWEPTVHPEDLGIAQQAYEQLLEKGKAEFECRAVRKDGSIFFQQVLMVISKPSAGGVLGHHCFMRDITERKEAEEALRESEERFSKAFRASPHLIGITELETGRCIEVNDACLKVYGFCREEVIGNTTLMLGVWPDLQERAKLIDHLRSEGSVRNREVSMRMKNGDLRQFLISVDLITLKGKRCLLTIGNDITERKRVEVALRESEERYGRATAIGKVGVWEMDIEKSQYHYGDANLKAIFGYAPDELSPEPYAWLNLVFSDDRPIAMSNWERMRDGTADMCRCELRMVKKGGSIVWTDVRCHSVRDQNGRLTRLIGAIVDITERKQAEEALRASEERFAKAFRASPHPVVVSELDSGRVVDANDAAYQLFGYRKEEVVGYTTLQMGLWHSVEERARFIEQLKRVGSVRNMEVTLRSKSGEIRQCLLSSELIELNGKPCSVTVGDDVTESKRMERALRLTQFSVDQAVEAILWVDQTGRIFNVNDTACRMLGYAWQDLTTMTMHDIDPNFPVERWSEHWNYLKEQGALAFEATYWSRTGTVLEMEVTFNYLQYDGKEYGCAILRDIGERRRAEAELHRSHTFLRQVIDTDPDLIFAKDREGCFTMANKAVADWYGSTVEGLIGKSDADFNPNAEEVESFRKSDLEVIHSGRDRFIPEERITDAEGRTRWLQTVKRPIFDDQGRVHMVLGTATDITERKRMEEILLQRERDLSAALQERERISQDLHDGILQSLYAVGLGLEACKPLIKKQQDHVAEKFMATLNQAIGQLNQVMTEVRNFIAGLESQVMQGGDFSAALRTMVETMSTSSSARCRVRIDEAAARRLSTEQALHIINIVREGLSNALRHSRAKRITVSLRDLIRSDRLAVTDDGIGFNTRSVQGVGHGLVNMAARAQKIRGLFAIQSKPDKGTRICLDLPKDTHYAHN from the coding sequence ATGAGTCTTACGAGTCACCTTCATGAATTAGATCTGCTGCGCAGGCAAGTAGCCGATCTCTCACGTGAACTGGCCGAACGGGAACGAATCATGCTTGAACGGACTAGTCACTTGCATGCCGCACAAGCTCTTGCTCATCTGGGGAGTTGGAATTGGGATATCGCAAGCGGCGAGGCTGAATGGTCGGATGAACTCTACCGAATCTTCGGCTATGAGCCCCGATCCCGAGAGATGAACTTCGACAGTTTTGTGTCGGCCGTACTCCCGGACGACCATGATCGGGTCCTGGCGTCGATCGATGACGCGTTGGCAGGGAAGACCACCTACGATATCGAATGCCGAATCGTTCGCCCAGAGGGCGAAGTACGGACGATTCATTGCCGCGGCGAGATTGTGCGTGATGGCAGCGGTCAGCCCATTCGCATGTTGGGGATGGCCTTGGACATTACTGATCGCAAGCGGACGGAACTCGCTCTGCAGCAACGCGAAGAGCACTTCCGTGCGCTGATTGAGCATTCCTCCGATATTATTACGGTTCTCGATCCGGACGGGGCAATCCAGTTCGAAAGCCCATCATTTGAGCGATTGCTGGGGTATGCACAACACGAACTCGATGGGCATATCGCCTTCGAGTTCGTTCATCTGGAGGATCTTCCTGTTGTGATCGAGACGTTTCAGTTGCTTATCCAGCGACCTGGAACGCCTCAAATGGCCGAATTCCGTTTTCGCCACAAAGATGGTTCATGGCGCAGTTTCGAAGGAATCGGGCGGGCGATCTGTGATCCGGAACGACGATGCCGTGTGATCGTGAATTCACGTGACATCACCGAGCGGAAATTTGCGGAAGCGATGCTACGGACCGCACAAGAAAAACTCCGACAAGCCCTCCAGGCGTCCGGTACAGGGTTATGGGACTGGAATACGGAAACGAACGAGGTCGTCTTATCCGAAGAGTGGAAGTATCAGCTCGGCTATGGGCCGACGGAGATGGCAGACTCATTTGAGACATGGACGACACATTTGCACCCCGATGATCACGAGAGGGCGGTGGCGTATGTACGAGACTACGTTTCTCAGCGCGAGGGAGAGTATCGGCAGGAGTTTCGTCTGCGGCATAGGGATGGGACTTACCGATGGATCGAGGCGCGTGCCTCCTTCGTGCTCGAACCGGATGGCCGAAGGATTCGTCTCCTCGGCTCACACTCCGATATTACTGATCGTAAACGGATGGAAGAGTCGATACGGGAGAGTGAAGAATGGTACAGGACTTTGGTCGAGCTTTCACCATCCGGTGTGTTCGTCTTCAGTGAAGGACGGGTAGTCTACATCAACCACACGGGCGCCGTCCTCCTGGGAGCGAACGATGCTCAGGATATTCTCGACCGGCCGACATTTGAGTTCATCCATCCGAACTATCATCAAGAAGTCCGTAAGAATGTGGAACGCCTGCTGACCGGCGGAGTGTCTGTCCATAGTGCGGAACGAATGTATCTGAAGATGGATGGAACACCGATTCCAGTTCAGGTCGAGGCAGCTCGGATCACTTGGAACGGCAAGCCGGCCATCCTCGGCTTGTTCTCCGACATCACCGAGCGCAAGCGGGGTGAAGACTGTGTGCGGGAAATGAACCTGGCCTTAGCCCAGGCCATGCCGGGCATCGCCCGAGTCGACTTGGATGGCCGTTATCTGGAGGTGAACCGGCCCTACGCGGCGATGCTTGGGTACGAACCATCCGAGTTGCTCGGGCGAACATGGGAGCCGACCGTGCATCCAGAAGACCTAGGCATCGCCCAACAAGCGTATGAGCAGTTACTGGAAAAAGGGAAAGCAGAGTTTGAATGCCGAGCTGTGAGAAAAGACGGCTCCATCTTCTTTCAGCAGGTCCTGATGGTCATAAGCAAACCGTCTGCCGGCGGTGTCCTTGGTCACCATTGTTTCATGCGCGACATCACCGAACGCAAGGAGGCGGAAGAGGCGCTGCGCGAAAGCGAGGAACGATTCTCCAAAGCCTTCCGCGCAAGCCCTCATCTGATCGGGATCACGGAGCTTGAAACCGGTCGTTGCATCGAGGTGAACGACGCCTGTTTGAAGGTGTACGGTTTTTGCCGAGAAGAAGTGATTGGAAACACCACATTGATGCTCGGAGTCTGGCCTGATCTTCAAGAACGAGCCAAGTTGATTGATCACCTCCGATCCGAAGGATCAGTCCGAAACCGAGAAGTGTCGATGCGGATGAAGAATGGGGACCTGCGCCAATTCCTCATCTCGGTCGACCTGATCACCCTCAAGGGGAAAAGATGTCTGCTGACGATCGGCAACGACATCACCGAGCGCAAGCGGGTGGAAGTTGCATTGCGGGAGAGCGAGGAGCGTTATGGGCGGGCCACTGCTATCGGCAAAGTGGGTGTGTGGGAAATGGATATCGAAAAGAGCCAATACCATTATGGAGACGCCAATCTGAAAGCCATCTTTGGTTATGCCCCGGATGAGCTTTCCCCCGAACCTTATGCCTGGCTGAACTTGGTCTTTTCCGACGATCGACCAATCGCTATGAGCAATTGGGAACGGATGCGGGACGGAACAGCGGACATGTGCCGCTGCGAACTTCGCATGGTCAAGAAAGGCGGCTCCATCGTGTGGACCGATGTGCGATGCCATAGCGTTCGTGATCAGAACGGACGGTTGACTCGGTTGATCGGTGCCATAGTCGATATTACCGAGCGCAAACAGGCGGAGGAGGCGCTACGCGCCAGTGAAGAGCGTTTTGCGAAGGCGTTCCGAGCCAGCCCCCATCCGGTCGTTGTCAGCGAGCTGGACTCTGGCCGAGTCGTGGACGCCAATGATGCTGCATATCAGTTATTTGGATATCGCAAAGAAGAAGTTGTGGGATATACCACGTTACAGATGGGTCTCTGGCATTCAGTGGAGGAACGGGCTCGCTTCATCGAACAGTTGAAACGTGTAGGATCTGTCCGGAACATGGAAGTAACCCTGCGGAGCAAGAGCGGAGAAATCCGCCAGTGCCTGTTGTCGTCGGAACTCATTGAGTTGAACGGTAAGCCATGTAGCGTAACGGTTGGGGATGATGTCACAGAGAGCAAACGGATGGAACGAGCGCTGCGGTTGACCCAATTCTCAGTGGATCAGGCAGTAGAGGCGATCTTATGGGTCGATCAGACTGGCCGAATATTCAACGTCAATGATACCGCATGCCGGATGTTGGGGTATGCATGGCAGGACCTGACGACCATGACTATGCACGACATCGATCCCAATTTTCCGGTGGAACGATGGTCGGAACATTGGAATTACTTAAAGGAGCAGGGAGCGTTGGCATTTGAAGCCACGTATTGGTCACGAACCGGTACTGTCTTAGAGATGGAGGTGACCTTTAATTATCTGCAGTATGATGGGAAGGAGTACGGCTGCGCAATCCTAAGGGATATTGGGGAACGCAGGCGGGCGGAGGCCGAACTCCACCGGTCCCATACGTTCTTGCGACAGGTCATTGACACGGACCCCGACCTGATTTTTGCCAAGGACCGTGAGGGATGTTTTACCATGGCCAACAAAGCCGTGGCAGATTGGTATGGCTCTACGGTAGAAGGCTTAATTGGGAAATCAGACGCTGACTTCAATCCCAATGCGGAAGAGGTGGAGTCTTTTCGGAAGAGCGATCTTGAGGTGATTCATTCCGGGAGGGATCGGTTCATCCCGGAAGAGAGGATCACCGATGCAGAAGGAAGGACGCGCTGGTTACAAACGGTCAAGAGGCCGATTTTCGATGACCAGGGGCGGGTCCATATGGTGCTCGGAACCGCGACCGATATCACCGAGCGTAAACGAATGGAAGAGATACTCCTGCAGCGGGAGCGAGACCTGAGCGCGGCACTTCAAGAACGGGAACGGATCAGTCAAGACCTCCACGATGGTATTCTTCAATCCTTGTATGCAGTCGGGCTGGGGTTAGAAGCGTGTAAACCGCTGATCAAGAAACAACAAGATCATGTGGCGGAGAAATTCATGGCGACATTAAATCAAGCCATCGGGCAACTCAACCAAGTCATGACGGAGGTCAGGAATTTTATCGCCGGACTCGAATCTCAAGTGATGCAAGGTGGAGACTTCTCGGCCGCCCTGCGTACCATGGTCGAAACGATGTCCACTTCCTCTTCCGCCAGATGCCGAGTGAGAATCGATGAGGCGGCAGCACGGCGGCTTTCCACCGAACAGGCGCTCCATATTATCAACATCGTACGGGAAGGGTTGAGTAATGCGCTCCGCCATAGTCGGGCTAAACGGATCACGGTGTCGCTCCGGGACCTCATCCGCTCAGATCGCCTCGCCGTGACGGATGACGGCATTGGGTTTAATACACGGTCGGTTCAGGGAGTCGGTCATGGATTAGTCAACATGGCGGCACGGGCTCAAAAAATACGCGGCTTGTTCGCCATTCAATCAAAACCTGACAAGGGGACGAGGATTTGCCTCGATCTTCCAAAGGATACTCATTATGCTCACAACTAA
- a CDS encoding Phosphoserine phosphatase, with the protein MSINRSSGKIGISLLRRSFMIQTDQRGLSSSIAAFFDVDNTILPGEASEVRFFRWLWRRGVIGWPEARDSVSWLMRHLPTFSLHPLRERKLYLAGKPSQVIQLLGEEFCREELCPRVSPVAMRMLDEHRRAGHAIIFVTGSIDFLIAPVADALRADRCFASRLEQQNGLYTGFLVPPLPYGEGKRRLIDRLTHELTLDLSQCYAYGDSPGDLDLLRAVGHPTVVNPIRGMASIARRENWPIVKWQ; encoded by the coding sequence TTGTCAATCAATCGGTCGTCCGGTAAAATCGGCATCTCATTGTTGAGGCGCTCTTTCATGATACAAACAGACCAACGAGGTCTCTCTTCTTCCATTGCGGCATTTTTCGATGTCGACAATACTATTTTACCCGGTGAAGCGAGCGAAGTAAGATTTTTTCGCTGGCTGTGGCGACGCGGTGTCATCGGTTGGCCTGAAGCTCGCGACAGTGTGTCCTGGCTCATGCGACATCTCCCTACATTCTCGCTGCACCCTCTCCGCGAGCGGAAGCTGTACCTGGCCGGAAAACCTTCGCAAGTGATTCAACTGTTGGGTGAGGAGTTTTGTCGCGAGGAATTATGCCCTCGTGTTTCTCCCGTCGCCATGCGGATGCTCGACGAACATCGCCGTGCCGGTCATGCCATCATTTTCGTGACAGGGTCCATCGATTTCCTGATCGCCCCTGTCGCCGACGCGCTTCGAGCTGATCGATGTTTTGCGAGTCGGTTGGAGCAACAGAACGGCCTCTATACCGGGTTCCTTGTACCCCCCCTTCCTTATGGTGAGGGGAAACGCCGACTCATCGATCGGTTGACCCATGAACTGACGCTGGATCTGTCTCAATGCTATGCGTACGGAGACAGTCCCGGCGATCTCGACCTGCTCCGGGCCGTAGGTCATCCGACGGTGGTGAATCCGATTCGTGGCATGGCCTCCATCGCCCGACGCGAGAACTGGCCGATCGTCAAATGGCAATGA
- a CDS encoding 7-carboxy-7-deazaguanine synthase — protein sequence MRITEVFHSVQGESTFAGLPCVFVRLTGCPLRCTWCDTEYAFVGGTERSIDDILDTVRSYGCRLVEVTGGEPLAQPDTATLLRRLCEEGFTVLLETSGAVDTAIVHPSVRIILDVKCPASGMTERTHWPNVERLRPQDEAKFVIQDRSDYEWAKNMLDRFRLADRCPVLFSPVFGALDPQQLAEWILADRLPIRLQLQLHKYIWAPDMRGV from the coding sequence ATGCGCATCACCGAAGTTTTTCATAGCGTTCAAGGGGAATCGACCTTTGCCGGCCTCCCCTGCGTGTTCGTGCGTCTGACCGGTTGTCCTCTGCGGTGCACCTGGTGCGATACGGAATATGCTTTCGTCGGCGGAACAGAACGGTCCATCGATGATATTCTCGACACGGTGCGATCCTATGGTTGTCGGTTGGTTGAAGTGACGGGAGGTGAACCGTTAGCCCAACCGGATACGGCCACGCTGTTGCGTCGGTTGTGCGAAGAAGGCTTCACGGTCCTCCTGGAAACAAGCGGAGCGGTGGATACCGCCATAGTTCACCCGTCGGTCCGTATTATTCTGGACGTGAAGTGCCCGGCAAGCGGCATGACGGAACGGACGCACTGGCCCAATGTCGAACGTTTACGGCCACAGGACGAAGCGAAATTCGTCATTCAAGATCGGAGTGATTATGAATGGGCTAAAAACATGCTGGATCGCTTTCGGTTGGCCGATCGCTGCCCAGTCCTCTTTAGTCCTGTATTCGGTGCGCTGGATCCACAACAATTAGCCGAATGGATCCTGGCAGATCGACTGCCTATTCGCCTTCAGCTGCAGCTCCACAAGTATATCTGGGCACCCGATATGCGGGGAGTGTGA